The Nonlabens spongiae genome contains a region encoding:
- a CDS encoding glycine--tRNA ligase, whose product MANNNQDKFKKVLSHAKEYGYVFQSSEIYDGLQAVYDYGQNGAELKRNIREYWWRAMTQLNQDIVGIDAAIFMHPTTWKASGHVDAFNDPLIDNKDSKKRYRADVLVEDYAEKYRQKAEKEVAKAAKRFGDSFDADMYRETNPRVMGYLKKAQEPVERLARLLEAEDLAGVKALIEELGIADPETGSKNWTDVRQFNLMFGTKLGASADTATDLYLRPETAQGIFVNFLNVQKTGRMKIPFGIAQTGKAFRNEIVARQFIFRQREFEQMEMQYFVKPGTELEWFEVWKEKRMAWHKSLGIDEKLYRFHDHEKLAHYANAATDIEFDFPFGFKELEGIHSRTDFDLKAHEEHSGKKLQFFDHEENKNYVPYVIETSIGLDRMFLAVFSSALEDEQLEDGSERTVLKIPAVLAPVKAAILPLLKKDGLPEIAQEIIDDLKWSLKVQYDEKDAIGRRYRRQDAAGTPYCVTIDHDTKEDQAVTVRDRDSMTQERVAIKDLRNYLESRVSMKEWLQRI is encoded by the coding sequence ATGGCAAATAACAATCAAGACAAGTTCAAGAAGGTACTCTCACACGCAAAGGAATACGGTTATGTGTTCCAGTCCAGCGAAATCTACGATGGATTACAAGCGGTCTATGACTACGGTCAGAATGGTGCTGAGCTCAAGCGCAACATACGTGAATACTGGTGGCGCGCGATGACACAGCTCAACCAGGATATTGTGGGAATAGATGCAGCCATCTTTATGCATCCTACGACCTGGAAGGCGAGCGGTCACGTGGATGCCTTCAATGATCCTTTGATCGATAATAAAGACAGTAAAAAACGCTACCGCGCTGATGTGCTGGTAGAAGACTACGCAGAAAAATACCGTCAAAAAGCCGAAAAAGAAGTGGCAAAGGCTGCAAAGCGATTTGGCGACTCTTTTGATGCAGATATGTATCGTGAGACTAATCCGCGAGTGATGGGATATCTCAAAAAAGCTCAGGAACCTGTGGAGCGACTCGCTCGTTTGCTGGAGGCAGAAGATCTAGCAGGAGTGAAGGCACTCATCGAAGAACTGGGAATTGCAGATCCAGAAACTGGATCAAAAAACTGGACCGATGTGCGCCAGTTTAATCTCATGTTTGGTACAAAACTAGGTGCCAGCGCAGATACCGCAACAGATCTTTATTTGAGACCAGAAACGGCCCAAGGAATTTTTGTCAATTTCTTGAATGTTCAGAAAACGGGTAGGATGAAGATTCCATTTGGGATCGCTCAAACTGGTAAGGCGTTCAGGAATGAGATCGTAGCGCGTCAGTTTATCTTCCGCCAGCGGGAGTTTGAACAGATGGAGATGCAATACTTTGTAAAACCTGGTACAGAGTTGGAATGGTTTGAGGTATGGAAGGAAAAGCGCATGGCATGGCACAAATCGCTGGGAATCGATGAAAAACTGTATCGTTTCCACGATCATGAGAAGCTTGCCCACTACGCAAACGCCGCGACAGATATTGAGTTTGATTTCCCGTTTGGTTTTAAAGAGCTGGAAGGAATTCACTCTAGAACTGATTTTGACCTCAAGGCACACGAGGAGCACAGTGGCAAAAAGTTGCAGTTTTTTGATCATGAGGAAAATAAAAACTACGTTCCTTACGTGATCGAGACTTCTATAGGTTTGGATAGGATGTTCCTTGCCGTTTTCTCAAGCGCTCTGGAAGATGAGCAGTTAGAAGATGGGAGCGAGCGTACCGTTCTGAAAATTCCTGCGGTGTTAGCACCGGTAAAAGCAGCAATCTTACCCTTGCTAAAGAAAGATGGACTCCCAGAAATCGCTCAAGAAATTATAGACGATCTCAAGTGGTCTCTCAAGGTTCAGTACGATGAAAAAGACGCTATAGGCCGTCGCTACCGTAGACAAGATGCGGCTGGAACGCCTTACTGTGTTACAATCGATCACGATACCAAAGAAGATCAAGCGGTTACCGTACGTGATCGAGATAGCATGACGCAGGAGCGCGTTGCGATTAAAGATCTCAGAAACTATCTGGAAAGTCGAGTAAGTATGAAGGAATGGCTCCAGCGAATTTAG
- a CDS encoding DUF421 domain-containing protein: MDWIYKSGDPLWETLVGSFLIFIVVIVFTRIIGLRSFAKFTAYDFAFTVAIGSIISSTLTSKTSIVYGSVAIGSLLLLTWIFSFLQRKIPALSSAISNKPLLLMKGNEILEDNLAHGRIERTQLIAKLREANVLNFDQVFAVVLESTGDISVLHKSSADSDERLNEKLLDGVREKP, translated from the coding sequence ATGGATTGGATATACAAAAGTGGTGACCCGTTGTGGGAAACCTTAGTGGGCAGTTTCTTAATATTTATTGTTGTAATTGTTTTTACAAGAATTATTGGATTAAGGTCATTTGCAAAGTTTACCGCTTATGATTTTGCCTTTACTGTTGCGATAGGTAGCATTATATCCTCTACATTAACGAGTAAAACATCCATAGTTTATGGAAGTGTGGCGATAGGCAGTTTATTACTTCTTACTTGGATTTTCTCATTTCTTCAACGCAAAATACCAGCATTGAGCAGTGCTATATCAAACAAACCTCTTTTATTGATGAAAGGAAATGAAATTCTCGAAGACAATCTTGCACATGGCCGCATTGAAAGAACTCAGCTTATTGCCAAACTGCGCGAGGCAAATGTGCTGAATTTCGATCAGGTGTTTGCGGTGGTTCTAGAATCCACGGGTGACATATCTGTGTTGCATAAATCTTCAGCAGATTCTGATGAACGATTAAATGAGAAGCTTCTCGATGGAGTAAGAGAAAAGCCCTGA
- a CDS encoding ABC transporter permease: MNFSLYIARRYLVSKNGRNAINIINILSFIITIIGTTALFIVLSGFSGLKDFSTSFSSYFDPDLRVSSYEGKSVEVPLSRKRDLQQIPGVEAVSLTIEEKVFLSYEDKNEIAFIKGVDESFSQIIPTDSILLYGTWLTDSDMQIVAGSAIASKLSLTVSNYGSFLQVMVPKPGRGAINELNINRAFISMDMVATGIFTVNVESIDSKYIFTRLDAAQNLLNYPEEKATAVEIKLLPTANEDKVREEIEKLFDEQVVIKNKYQMNDALYKMLNSENLAVYLIFTLVLIIALFNVVGSIIMMILDKKKNLKTLLDLGAEVTTLRKVFFIQGSLMTVTGGIIGIVIGTFFVYSQIEYQYIYIAPGIPYPFALQWENFVISFMTIAVLGIIASYIGSRRINDRLLAQAKL; the protein is encoded by the coding sequence GTGAATTTTTCCCTCTACATCGCTAGGCGCTACCTGGTTTCAAAAAATGGTCGCAACGCGATCAACATCATCAATATCCTCAGTTTCATCATCACGATCATCGGCACGACGGCGCTGTTTATCGTGCTTTCGGGATTTTCTGGACTCAAGGATTTCAGCACCAGTTTTTCCAGTTACTTTGATCCGGATCTCAGAGTATCCAGCTATGAGGGAAAGAGTGTGGAGGTTCCGCTTTCGCGAAAGCGAGATCTTCAACAAATACCGGGAGTCGAAGCGGTCAGTCTGACCATAGAAGAAAAGGTGTTCTTGAGTTATGAGGATAAAAATGAGATTGCATTCATAAAAGGAGTGGATGAGAGTTTTTCTCAAATCATCCCAACCGATTCTATTTTGCTCTATGGTACCTGGCTTACTGATAGTGATATGCAGATCGTAGCCGGTAGCGCGATTGCTTCAAAATTATCACTCACAGTCAGTAATTATGGATCGTTCTTACAAGTCATGGTTCCCAAACCGGGTCGTGGTGCCATTAACGAGCTGAACATTAACCGAGCTTTCATCTCAATGGATATGGTCGCTACGGGAATTTTCACGGTCAACGTGGAAAGCATCGATAGCAAATACATTTTTACCCGTCTCGACGCAGCGCAGAACCTGCTCAACTACCCTGAAGAAAAAGCTACTGCCGTAGAAATCAAACTCCTCCCAACAGCCAATGAGGATAAAGTGCGTGAGGAAATTGAAAAGTTATTTGACGAGCAAGTCGTGATCAAGAATAAATACCAAATGAACGACGCGCTCTACAAGATGCTGAATTCTGAAAATCTTGCGGTGTATCTGATTTTTACTTTGGTATTGATTATTGCTTTGTTCAATGTCGTCGGGAGTATCATCATGATGATTTTGGACAAGAAAAAGAACCTCAAAACCCTGCTCGATCTAGGTGCAGAGGTTACTACCCTACGGAAGGTCTTCTTCATTCAAGGATCACTCATGACCGTTACTGGCGGAATCATAGGAATCGTGATAGGAACCTTTTTTGTGTATTCTCAGATCGAGTACCAGTACATCTATATTGCGCCAGGAATTCCCTATCCTTTTGCGTTGCAATGGGAAAACTTTGTCATCTCATTCATGACGATTGCCGTATTAGGAATCATTGCTAGTTATATAGGCTCACGACGTATCAACGATCGCTTGCTGGCTCAGGCAAAACTATAA
- the dusB gene encoding tRNA dihydrouridine synthase DusB, which yields MVKIADIELPDFPLLLAPMEDVSDPPFRTLCKENGADVVYTEFISSEGLIRDAAKSTMKLDIYETERPVGIQIFGANLDSMLQSVEIVERTNPDIIDINFGCPVKKVVSKGAGAGILKDVDLMVSLTEAMVKHTKLPITVKTRLGWDHDNIRIVEVAERLQDVGIKAISIHGRTRAQMYKGDADWAPIAEVKNNPRMHIPVFGNGDVNTPERAVEMRDKYGLNGAMIGRASIGYPWFFREVKHFFENGTHMEKPTMKERVEVARRHLQMAIDWKGEQLGVFETRRHYTNYFKGIPNFKQYRMKMVTSDDPEGVFAAFDEVLQEFGDYSFA from the coding sequence ATGGTAAAGATTGCCGATATAGAATTGCCTGATTTCCCGCTTTTGCTTGCGCCTATGGAAGATGTGAGCGATCCACCTTTCCGTACGTTGTGTAAGGAAAATGGTGCTGACGTCGTTTACACAGAATTTATCTCTAGTGAAGGACTCATACGCGATGCGGCAAAAAGCACAATGAAGCTCGATATCTACGAGACGGAGCGTCCTGTGGGAATTCAAATTTTTGGTGCGAATCTCGATTCTATGCTGCAGTCTGTGGAGATTGTGGAGCGTACTAATCCAGATATCATTGATATCAATTTTGGTTGTCCCGTTAAAAAGGTAGTTTCTAAAGGTGCCGGTGCAGGAATTCTCAAGGATGTTGATTTGATGGTTTCTCTTACCGAAGCCATGGTAAAGCACACAAAACTTCCCATAACCGTAAAAACACGTCTTGGATGGGATCACGATAACATCAGAATCGTTGAGGTGGCCGAGCGCCTTCAGGATGTAGGAATCAAAGCGATTTCCATTCATGGTCGTACTCGCGCACAGATGTATAAAGGCGATGCCGATTGGGCACCTATTGCCGAAGTCAAGAACAATCCACGCATGCACATTCCAGTTTTTGGGAATGGTGATGTGAACACGCCTGAACGTGCTGTCGAGATGCGTGACAAATATGGCCTGAATGGAGCGATGATAGGTAGAGCCAGTATAGGCTATCCCTGGTTTTTTAGAGAGGTGAAGCACTTCTTTGAAAATGGCACACACATGGAAAAACCTACGATGAAAGAACGTGTAGAAGTAGCCCGTAGGCACTTACAAATGGCTATCGACTGGAAAGGTGAGCAACTAGGCGTTTTTGAAACTCGTCGCCATTATACCAATTACTTTAAAGGTATTCCCAACTTCAAACAATACCGCATGAAAATGGTCACCAGCGATGATCCTGAGGGAGTTTTCGCTGCTTTTGATGAGGTGCTACAGGAATTTGGTGATTATAGTTTTGCCTGA